The Synchiropus splendidus isolate RoL2022-P1 chromosome 1, RoL_Sspl_1.0, whole genome shotgun sequence genome includes a window with the following:
- the nrarpa gene encoding notch-regulated ankyrin repeat-containing protein A, with the protein MSQADVSTCSAPQRVFQEAVKKGNTKELHSLLQNMTNCEFNVNSFGPEGQTALHQSVIDGNLELVKLLVKFGADIRLANREGWSALHIAAFGGHQDIVLYLITKAKYSSGAR; encoded by the coding sequence ATGAGCCAGGCGGACGTGTCGACGTGCTCCGCGCCGCAGCGGGTCTTCCAGGAGGCGGTGAAGAAGGGCAACACCAAGGAGCTCCACTCGTTGCTCCAGAACATGACAAACTGCGAGTTCAACGTCAACTCCTTTGGGCCGGAGGGACAGACGGCGTTGCACCAGTCTGTCATCGATGGGAACTTGGAGCTGGTGAAGCTGCTAGTGAAGTTCGGCGCAGACATCCGGCTGGCCAACAGGGAAGGGTGGAGCGCTTTACACATCGCCGCTTTTGGGGGTCACCAGGACATTGTGTTATACCTCATCACCAAGGCCAAGTACTCCTCTGGCGCCCGGTGA